A window of Vigna unguiculata cultivar IT97K-499-35 chromosome 4, ASM411807v1, whole genome shotgun sequence contains these coding sequences:
- the LOC114180407 gene encoding protein unc-13 homolog, which yields MSGKRHSQSAMPVHPIQELPGAPFGDPETYFSESELRETAYEILVAACRSSGPKPLTFISQSERGDRDRAAPAPSLHRSLTSTAASKVKKALGLKTSSSKGSKRAQTTGELVRVQMKISEQSDTRIRRALLRIAAGQLGRRMETVVLPLELIQLFRSSDFPSQQEYDIWLRRNLKVLEVGLLLHPCLPLEKPDPSAQSLRRIIHGALEKSVDIGKNGESIQTFRTAVLSLACRSTSGSISETCHWADGFPLNLWIYQTLLEACFDFHAESSVIEEVDEVLELIKKTWVMLGINETLHNICFSWVLFHRYVVTGQVENDLLLASSNLLAEVGKDSGCSKDPLCSKILRNTLSLILSWAEKRLLAYHDTFDDGNIESMESVVSLAVLSAKVLEDFSHDYNRKKKKEDDVEYTRVDNYIRSSLHAVFIQKLEKLEPNKHPSRKQNKAFPILSILARDITELAYNEKAIFSPKLKRWHPYAAGVAIATLHVCYGNELKKYVKGINELTPDAIEVLMAADKLEKDLVQIAVADSVESEDGGKSIIREMQPYEAEAVIATLVKSWIKIRVDRLGEWVDRNLRQEVWNPQANKEGFAPSAVEVLRIIDDTLEAFFLLPIPMHAELLPDLMSGLDKCLQQYILEAKSGCGSPSSFIPTLPELTRCSTKSKFNGVFRKKERSQVAQRRKAHVGTTNGNSSIDIAQMSVRINTMQRIRMELGVLEKRIVANLSSSNDIANGVSLKFKLSSSAAVEGIHQLCECIAYKIVFHDLSHVLWDGLYVGQVVSARIEFFLQELEQYLEIISSTVHDKVRTRVIVEVMRASFDGFLLVLLGGGPSRAFSLQDSVIIEEDFKFLSGLFWSNGDGLPTELIEKHSATVRGVLPLFSADTEHIIQQFTQLTMEMYGSTAKSRLPLPPTAEQWSPTEPNTLLRVLCNRNDEAAAKFLKKNYNLPTKV from the exons ATGTCCGGAAAGAGACACAGCCAGAGCGCCATGCCGGTGCACCCAATTCAGGAACTTCCCGGAGCTCCGTTTGGCGACCCGGAAACGTATTTCTCAGAATCGGAGCTCCGGGAGACGGCGTACGAGATCCTTGTCGCGGCGTGCCGGAGTTCGGGGCCGAAGCCGCTGACGTTCATTTCGCAGTCGGAGAGGGGGGATCGCGATAGGGCGGCGCCCGCGCCGTCGTTGCACCGGTCGCTGACTTCGACGGCAGCGAGCAAGGTGAAGAAGGCTCTGGGGCTCAAAACGTCGTCGTCGAAGGGGAGCAAGCGCGCTCAGACGACGGGTGAGTTGGTGAGAGTGCAGATGAAGATTTCTGAACAGAGTGATACCAGAATTAGAAGAGCACTTCTCAGAATTGCTGCAGGCCAG CTTGGAAGACGCATGGAGACAGTTGTTCTTCCTCTAGAGTTAATCCAGCTGTTCAGAAGTTCTGATTTTCCCAGTCAACAAGAGTACGATATTTGGCTGAGGAGAAATTTGAAGGTTCTTGAAGTGGGGCTTCTCTTGCATCCTTGTCTTCCCTTAGAAAAACCAGACCCTTCTGCACAGAGCCTCCGGCGCATAATCCACGGAGCGCTTGAGAAATCCGTGGATATCGGAAAGAACGGTGAATCGATACAAACATTTCGGACCGCTGTGTTGTCTCTTGCTTGCAGATCAACTAGTGGTTCTATTTCTGAGACATGCCACTGGGCTGATGGTTTTCCACTGAACCTTTGGATCTACCAAACTCTTTTGGAAGCATGTTTTGATTTTCATGCAGAATCTTCTGTGATAGAAGAGGTTGATGAGGTGTTAGAACTCATTAAGAAGACCTGGGTTATGCTTGGAATCAATGAAACGCTGCATAATATCTGTTTCTCATGGGTCTTGTTTCATAGATATGTTGTCACTGGCCAAGTGGAGAATGATCTTCTGCTTGCATCTAGTAATTTATTGGCAGAAGTTGGGAAAGATAGTGGGTGTTCAAAAGATCCTCtttgttcaaaaattttgaGGAACACGTTGAGTTTGATATTAAGTTGGGCAGAGAAAAGGCTCCTTGCATACCATGATACTTTCGATGATGGTAATATTGAATCAATGGAAAGTGTAGTTTCCCTTGCAGTATTATCAGCGAAGGTATTAGAAGATTTCTCTCATGACTACAAtcggaagaagaagaaagaagatgaTGTAGAATACACTAGAGTTGATAATTATATTAGATCATCTTTGCATGCTGTTTTCATTCAG AAATTGGAGAAACTGGAACCTAACAAgcatccatcaagaaaacagaaCAAAGCATTCCCCATTCTTTCTATCCTTGCTCGAGATATTACTGAACTGGCTTATAATGAGAAAGCAATATTTAGTCCCAAACTGAAGAGATGGCATCCTTATGCGGCTGGTGTTGCCATTGCCACCCTTCATGTGTGTTATGGAAATGAGTTGAAGAAATATGTTAAGGGTATTAATGAGTTGACACCTGATGCAATAGAAGTGCTGATGGCTGCAGACAAATTGGAGAAAGATCTGGTGCAGATAGCAGTGGCCGATTCTGTTGAGAGTGAAGATGGTGGAAAATCCATTATAAGGGAGATGCAACCTTATGAAGCTGAAGCTGTAATTGCTACTCTGGTTAAGTCATGGATAAAGATCAGAGTAGATAGATTGGGGGAATGGGTTGACAGAAATCTCCGACAAGAG GTGTGGAATCCACAAGCAAATAAAGAGGGCTTTGCACCTTCTGCAGTTGAAGTTCTGCGAATAATAGACGATACTCTGGAGGCTTTCTTTCTGTTGCCTATACCCATGCATGCTGAGTTGCTTCCTGATTTGATGTCTGGTCTTGACAAGTGCCTCCAACAGTATATTTTGGAAGCCAAATCTGGCTGcg GGAGCCCTAGTAGCTTCATCCCAACATTGCCAGAACTGACTAGGTGttcgacaaaatcaaaattcaatGGTGTATTCCGGAAGAAAGAAAGGTCACAAGTGGCTCAGAGGAGAAAAGCCCATGTTGGAACCACTAACGGAAACAGCTCCATTGATATAGCCCAGATGTCTGTTCGCATCAATACCATGCAGCGCATTCGAATGGAGTTAGGGGTTCTGGAGAAGAGGATAGTCGCCAATCTCAGCAGTTCTAACGATATAGCAAATGGGGTGAGCTTGAAGTTCAAGCTTTCTTCCTCCGCTGCTGTGGAAGGCATTCATCAACTCTGCGAATGTATAGCATACAAGATCGTTTTCCATGATCTGAGTCATGTTCTCTGGGATGGGCTATATGTTGGACAAGTTGTTTCTGCTAGGATTGAGTTTTTTCTTCAGGAGCTTGAGCAATACCTGGAGATCATATCATCTACAGTGCATGATAAAGTTAGAACACGTGTAATTGTTGAAGTAATGCGAGCTTCTTTTGATGGGTTCTTGTTGGTTTTGTTGGGTGGAGGTCCATCGCGCGCATTCTCTCTGCAAGATTCTGTGATTATAGAGGAAGATTTCAAGTTTCTGAGTGGCTTGTTCTGGTCTAATGGAGACGGATTGCCAACGGAATTGATAGAAAAACATTCTGCCACTGTGAGAGGTGTTCTTCCCTTGTTTTCTGCGGATACTGAGCACATAATTCAGCAATTCACTCAGCTTACGATGGAAATGTATGGTTCTACGGCCAAGTCCAGGCTTCCATTGCCTCCAACGGCTGAACAATGGAGCCCCACAGAACCAAACACTCTTTTGCGAGTACTGTGTAACAGGAATGATGAAGCAGCTGCTAAGTTCCTCAAGAAGAATTACAACTTGCCTACGAAGGTTTGA
- the LOC114182196 gene encoding dolichyl-diphosphooligosaccharide--protein glycosyltransferase subunit STT3A isoform X1 encodes MAASDAQNGVSSVRHAFGNVLAFFILLLIGVLAFSIRLFSVIKYESVIHEFDPYFNYRVTQFLTKNGIYDFWNWFDDRTWYPLGRVIGGTVYPGLTLTAGTLWWILNSLNIPLSVETVCVFTAPIFSAFASWATYLLTKEVKGTGAGLTAAILLAMVPSYISRSVAGSYDNEAVAIFALIFTFYLYIKTLNTGSLFYATLNSIAYFYMVCSWGGYTFIINLIPMHALLCIVTGRYSSRLYIAYAPLVVLGTLLASLVPVVGFNAVMTSEHFASFLVFIIIHVVALVYYIKGILSPKMFKVAVALVVSVGLAVCFAMVAVLIALVASSPTKGWSGRSLSLLDPTYASKYIPIIASVSEHQPPTWPSYFMDINVLAFLVPAGIIACFSPLSDASSFVVLYIVTSVYFSGVMVRLMLVLAPAACILSGIALSQAFDVFTRSIKFQLPHLSDHSQVDAGEGSSENVVPNDSVKADKTEDTSKERTSKKSKKKEKEPVEKPLSKSQIKKRLSVLPLETSVVAIILLVLLGAFYVVHSVWAAAEAYSAPSIVLTSHSHDGLHVFDDFREAYAWLSHNTEVDDKVASWWDYGYQTTAMANRTVIVDNNTWNNTHIATVGTAMSSPEKAAWEIFHSLDVKYVLVVFGGLVGYPSDDINKFLWMVRIGGGVFPHIKEPDYLRDGQYRIDSMATPTMLNCLMYKLSYYRFVETDGKAFDRVRRTEIGKKHFKLTHFEEVFTTHHWMVRIYKLKPPKNRIRGKTKKSKSKTSSKTASKRKGLKRNPF; translated from the exons ATGGCGGCCTCCGATGCTCAGAACGGCGTGTCCTCTGTGAGGCACGCCTTCGGCAACGTTCTCGCGTTCTTTATCCTTCTCCTGATCGGCGTTCTGGCCTTCTCGATCCGTCTATTCTCG GTTATTAAGTATGAGAGTGTTATCCACGAGTTTGATCCTTATTTCAACTATAGAGTCACTCAG TTTTTGACAAAGAATGGGATATATGATTTCTGGAATTGGTTTGATGACCGAACTTG GTATCCCCTTGGTCGTGTAATTGGTGGGACTGTTTATCCTGGGTTGACTTTGACAGCCGGCACCTTATGGTG gatacTGAATTCCCTGAACATACCTCTCTCAGTTGAAACCGTCTGTGTGTTTACTGCACCTATATTCTCAGCCTTTGCTTCATGGGCAACTTATCTTCTGACAAAG GAGGTTAAGGGTACGGGGGCTGGCTTGACAGCAGCAATTCTTCTGGCTATG GTTCCATCCTATATATCTCGATCAGTGGCTGGCAGCTATGACAATGAAGCTGTTGCTATATTTGCTTTGATCTTCACTTTCTATCTCTATATTAAG ACGCTCAACACAGGATCCCTCTTTTATGCCACACTGAATTCCATAGCATACTTTTACATG GTTTGCTCGTGGGGAGGGTACACTTTTATCATTAATCTTATTCCAATGCATGCACTCTTGTGCATTGTAACTGGTCGCTATTCTTCTCGACTCTACATTGCATATGCACCTCTT GTTGTATTGGGGACACTGTTGGCTTCTTTGGTGCCAGTGGTTGGGTTTAATGCTGTAATGACATCAGAGCATTTTGCATCATTTCTG GTTTTCATTATCATCCATGTAGTGGCTCTTGTGTACTATATTAAAGGAATTCTTTCCCCAAAAATGTTCAAAGTAGCCGTGGCGCTAGTTGTTTCTGTTGGCCT GGCTGTATGCTTTGCGATGGTGGCAGTACTTATAGCATTGGTAGCTTCAAGCCCAACAAAAGGATGGAGTGGAAGAAGTTTAAGTCTGCTAGATCC TACTTATGCAAGCAAGTATATTCCAATCATTGCTAGTGTTAGTGAGCATCAGCCACCTACTTGGCCTTCATACTTCATGGACATCAATGTCTTGGCATTCCTTGTTCCAGCTGGAATTAtt GCATGTTTCTCTCCTCTATCTGATGCAAGCTCCTTTGTGGTACTTTATATTGTTACATCAGTATACTTTTCCGGAGTTATG GTTCGCTTGATGCTTGTACTTGCTCCAGCAGCATGTATATTGTCTGGGATTGCTCTTTCTCAGGCTTTTGATGTTTTCACAAGATCTATCAAGTTTCAGTTGCCCCACTTATCAGATCATTCTCAGGTTGAT GCAGGGGAAGGCAGTTCTGAAAATGTTGTGCCAAATGATTCGGTTAAGGCAGATAAAACTGAGGACACATCAAAGGAACGGACCTCTAAGAAAAGcaagaagaaggaaaaggaaCCTGTGGAAAAGCCTCTTAGCAAGTCACAAATTAAGAAAAGGCTTTCCGTTTTACCTCTGGAAACATCCGTCGTTGCTATTATCTTGCTTGTGTTGCTAGGTGCCTTCTATGTG GTTCACAGTGTATGGGCGGCAGCAGAAGCTTATTCAGCCCCTTCTATTGTTTTAACATCACATTCACACGATGGGCTTCATGTTTTTGATGATTTTAGAGAGGCATATGCTTGGCTGAGTCATAATACAGAAGTAGATGATAAA GTGGCATCTTGGTGGGACTATGGGTACCAAACAACTGCAATGGCTAACCGAACAGTCATTGTTGACAATAACACCTGGAATAACACACATATTGCTACTGTTGGTACTGCCATGTCTTCTCCAGAGAAGGCAGCTTGGGAAATTTTCCATTCACTGGATGTCAAATATGTCCTTGTTGTCTTCGGAG GACTAGTCGGCTATCCTAGTGATGATATCAATAAATTCCTGTGGATGGTTCGTATTGGAGGGGGTGTATTCCCTCACATAAAGGAACCAGATTATTTA aGGGATGGTCAATATCGGATTGATTCCATGGCCACACCAACAATGCTAAACTGCCTCATGTATAAACTTTCATATTACAG GTTTGTGGAGACAGATGGTAAAGCTTTCGACAGAGTGAGGCGGACAGAAATTGGAAAGAAACATTTCAAACTTACGCATTTTGAGGAG GTCTTCACAACTCACCATTGGATGGTTCGGATATACAAGTTGAAACCACCAAAGAACAGGATAAGAGGAAAGACTAAAAAGTCGAAATCG AAAACAAGCTCAAAAACTGCCTCGAAAAGAAAAGGACTGAAGAGGAATCCCTTCTAG
- the LOC114182196 gene encoding dolichyl-diphosphooligosaccharide--protein glycosyltransferase subunit STT3A isoform X2 — protein MAASDAQNGVSSVRHAFGNVLAFFILLLIGVLAFSIRLFSVIKYESVIHEFDPYFNYRVTQFLTKNGIYDFWNWFDDRTWYPLGRVIGGTVYPGLTLTAGTLWWILNSLNIPLSVETVCVFTAPIFSAFASWATYLLTKEVKGTGAGLTAAILLAMVPSYISRSVAGSYDNEAVAIFALIFTFYLYIKTLNTGSLFYATLNSIAYFYMVCSWGGYTFIINLIPMHALLCIVTGRYSSRLYIAYAPLVVLGTLLASLVPVVGFNAVMTSEHFASFLVFIIIHVVALVYYIKGILSPKMFKVAVALVVSVGLAVCFAMVAVLIALVASSPTKGWSGRSLSLLDPTYASKYIPIIASVSEHQPPTWPSYFMDINVLAFLVPAGIIACFSPLSDASSFVVLYIVTSVYFSGVMVRLMLVLAPAACILSGIALSQAFDVFTRSIKFQLPHLSDHSQAGEGSSENVVPNDSVKADKTEDTSKERTSKKSKKKEKEPVEKPLSKSQIKKRLSVLPLETSVVAIILLVLLGAFYVVHSVWAAAEAYSAPSIVLTSHSHDGLHVFDDFREAYAWLSHNTEVDDKVASWWDYGYQTTAMANRTVIVDNNTWNNTHIATVGTAMSSPEKAAWEIFHSLDVKYVLVVFGGLVGYPSDDINKFLWMVRIGGGVFPHIKEPDYLRDGQYRIDSMATPTMLNCLMYKLSYYRFVETDGKAFDRVRRTEIGKKHFKLTHFEEVFTTHHWMVRIYKLKPPKNRIRGKTKKSKSKTSSKTASKRKGLKRNPF, from the exons ATGGCGGCCTCCGATGCTCAGAACGGCGTGTCCTCTGTGAGGCACGCCTTCGGCAACGTTCTCGCGTTCTTTATCCTTCTCCTGATCGGCGTTCTGGCCTTCTCGATCCGTCTATTCTCG GTTATTAAGTATGAGAGTGTTATCCACGAGTTTGATCCTTATTTCAACTATAGAGTCACTCAG TTTTTGACAAAGAATGGGATATATGATTTCTGGAATTGGTTTGATGACCGAACTTG GTATCCCCTTGGTCGTGTAATTGGTGGGACTGTTTATCCTGGGTTGACTTTGACAGCCGGCACCTTATGGTG gatacTGAATTCCCTGAACATACCTCTCTCAGTTGAAACCGTCTGTGTGTTTACTGCACCTATATTCTCAGCCTTTGCTTCATGGGCAACTTATCTTCTGACAAAG GAGGTTAAGGGTACGGGGGCTGGCTTGACAGCAGCAATTCTTCTGGCTATG GTTCCATCCTATATATCTCGATCAGTGGCTGGCAGCTATGACAATGAAGCTGTTGCTATATTTGCTTTGATCTTCACTTTCTATCTCTATATTAAG ACGCTCAACACAGGATCCCTCTTTTATGCCACACTGAATTCCATAGCATACTTTTACATG GTTTGCTCGTGGGGAGGGTACACTTTTATCATTAATCTTATTCCAATGCATGCACTCTTGTGCATTGTAACTGGTCGCTATTCTTCTCGACTCTACATTGCATATGCACCTCTT GTTGTATTGGGGACACTGTTGGCTTCTTTGGTGCCAGTGGTTGGGTTTAATGCTGTAATGACATCAGAGCATTTTGCATCATTTCTG GTTTTCATTATCATCCATGTAGTGGCTCTTGTGTACTATATTAAAGGAATTCTTTCCCCAAAAATGTTCAAAGTAGCCGTGGCGCTAGTTGTTTCTGTTGGCCT GGCTGTATGCTTTGCGATGGTGGCAGTACTTATAGCATTGGTAGCTTCAAGCCCAACAAAAGGATGGAGTGGAAGAAGTTTAAGTCTGCTAGATCC TACTTATGCAAGCAAGTATATTCCAATCATTGCTAGTGTTAGTGAGCATCAGCCACCTACTTGGCCTTCATACTTCATGGACATCAATGTCTTGGCATTCCTTGTTCCAGCTGGAATTAtt GCATGTTTCTCTCCTCTATCTGATGCAAGCTCCTTTGTGGTACTTTATATTGTTACATCAGTATACTTTTCCGGAGTTATG GTTCGCTTGATGCTTGTACTTGCTCCAGCAGCATGTATATTGTCTGGGATTGCTCTTTCTCAGGCTTTTGATGTTTTCACAAGATCTATCAAGTTTCAGTTGCCCCACTTATCAGATCATTCTCAG GCAGGGGAAGGCAGTTCTGAAAATGTTGTGCCAAATGATTCGGTTAAGGCAGATAAAACTGAGGACACATCAAAGGAACGGACCTCTAAGAAAAGcaagaagaaggaaaaggaaCCTGTGGAAAAGCCTCTTAGCAAGTCACAAATTAAGAAAAGGCTTTCCGTTTTACCTCTGGAAACATCCGTCGTTGCTATTATCTTGCTTGTGTTGCTAGGTGCCTTCTATGTG GTTCACAGTGTATGGGCGGCAGCAGAAGCTTATTCAGCCCCTTCTATTGTTTTAACATCACATTCACACGATGGGCTTCATGTTTTTGATGATTTTAGAGAGGCATATGCTTGGCTGAGTCATAATACAGAAGTAGATGATAAA GTGGCATCTTGGTGGGACTATGGGTACCAAACAACTGCAATGGCTAACCGAACAGTCATTGTTGACAATAACACCTGGAATAACACACATATTGCTACTGTTGGTACTGCCATGTCTTCTCCAGAGAAGGCAGCTTGGGAAATTTTCCATTCACTGGATGTCAAATATGTCCTTGTTGTCTTCGGAG GACTAGTCGGCTATCCTAGTGATGATATCAATAAATTCCTGTGGATGGTTCGTATTGGAGGGGGTGTATTCCCTCACATAAAGGAACCAGATTATTTA aGGGATGGTCAATATCGGATTGATTCCATGGCCACACCAACAATGCTAAACTGCCTCATGTATAAACTTTCATATTACAG GTTTGTGGAGACAGATGGTAAAGCTTTCGACAGAGTGAGGCGGACAGAAATTGGAAAGAAACATTTCAAACTTACGCATTTTGAGGAG GTCTTCACAACTCACCATTGGATGGTTCGGATATACAAGTTGAAACCACCAAAGAACAGGATAAGAGGAAAGACTAAAAAGTCGAAATCG AAAACAAGCTCAAAAACTGCCTCGAAAAGAAAAGGACTGAAGAGGAATCCCTTCTAG